One genomic window of Camelina sativa cultivar DH55 chromosome 5, Cs, whole genome shotgun sequence includes the following:
- the LOC104788476 gene encoding RING-H2 finger protein ATL22-like, translating to MTFSTQQLLHLLLHLIFFPLLNASQPKPCYTSSCGQGNVDVRFPFSLFPYQPESCGYTGFNLLCTDGGKTTLKLPPMSEPFLVKEIDYETQRIRLNDPENCLARRLLNFNASGSPFSPLRPRNYTFLICPKEDNVTASFSAIDCLGNSTFSFFVVQLELVSLMPSSCQIFKTLPLPFSWSVAYTAFPGGQNSRDLWLKWDSPDCRDCERRTNSRCGFKNNTSLQAQCFSSVNSGLHNTGLQVLKIICLSLVGPLTALTFCVGLVMCSSERVSSQIQHAVVARLSGSVTVRPQPSDEVTRTGLDESTIESYKKVELGESRRLPTGSNDVVCSICLSEYATKESVRCLPECEHCFHTECIDAWLKLHSSCPVCRSNPSPTHEGCN from the exons ATGACATTCTCGACACAACAACtccttcatctcctccttcatctcatcttcttccctcTCCTCAACGCATCACAACCAAAACCTTGCTACACTTCCTCATGTGGACAAGGGAACGTCGATGTCCGTTTCCCTTTCTCGCTATTCCCTTATCAACCTGAGTCCTGTGGCTACACGGGATTCAATCTTTTATGCACAGATGGTGGTAAGACTACCTTAAAGCTTCCTCCTATGTCGGAACCATTTCTGGTTAAAGAGATCGATTACGAAACGCAGCGTATTCGTCTTAACGACCCTGAGAACTGCTTGGCTAGACGGCTTCTTAACTTTAACGCCTCTGGTTCTCCTTTCTCTCCTCTTCGTCCTCGTAACTACACTTTCTTGATCTGTCCTAAGGAAGATAACGTCACCGCGTCTTTCAGTGCCATCGATTGCCTTGGTAACTCTACTTTCTCCTTCTTCGTTGTTCAGTTGGAGCTTGTCAGCTTGATGCCGTCTTCTTGTCAGATCTTTAAGACGTTGCCTCTTCCGTTTTCTTGGTCTGTCGCCTACACGGCATTCCCCGGTGGACAAAACAGTCGAGACCTGTGGCTCAAATGGGACTCCCCTGATTGCAGAGATTGTGAGAGGAGGACTAATTCGAGATGTGGATTCAAAAACAATACTTCCCTCCAAGCCCAATGCTTCAGTTCTGTTAACTCTG GACTTCACAACACAGGCTTACAAGTACTAAAGATAATCTGCCTCTCCCTAGTCGGACCGCTCACCGCCTTGACCTTTTGTGTCGGTCTTGTCATGTGCAGTTCTGAGAGAGTCTCGTCCCAGATACAACACGCAGTGGTTGCAAGGCTTTCCGGATCTGTAACGGTAAGGCCACAGCCAAGCGACGAAGTCACAAGGACGGGTCTCGATGAGTCTACTATTGAGTCGTACAAGAAAGTTGAGTTAGGGGAGAGTAGGAGACTCCCGACCGGGTCAAATGATGTTGTATGTTCCATTTGTTTGTCAGAATATGCAACCAAAGAAAGTGTTAGGTGTTTACCGGAATGTGAACATTGCTTCCATACGGAATGTATTGATGCGTGGCTCAAGTTGCATAGTTCTTGCCCGGTTTGTCGGAGTAATCCCTCTCCGACCCATGAAGGGTGCAACTAA